In Crinalium epipsammum PCC 9333, the following are encoded in one genomic region:
- a CDS encoding FAD-binding oxidoreductase: MAIAQTLETIFNSDTSIYNWDNLDSYWQKRLTPAFPPHQTPSYILYPQSESELAQAMAYAYRNNEQIIVCGTGTKLGWGKSTKTQLVISTSRLNHLIEHAVGDLTVTVEAGMKFAEVQNILAAANQFIALDPAYPEDATIGGIIATADAGSWRQRYGGVRDMILGLTFIRADGEIAKAGGRVVKNVAGYDLMKLFTGSYGTLGIISQVTLRVYPLPKASATVVLTGDKEAIATASKTLLASALTPTAIDLISRQLVSQLSIGKGMGLIVRFQSVAESIQQQSARLIEVGEHLGLHYLTYSDDEEANLWKKLQENLWLPTQSSDIICKIGVKPSEAVALLGDEIASSSAMGVIHATSGLGILRLEKPEMIPQIRSFCESKAGFLSILEAPATVKEKLDVWGYKGNALDLMVKIKQQFDPKNLLNPGRFVGEK, from the coding sequence ATGGCGATCGCACAAACACTCGAAACAATATTTAACTCAGATACAAGTATTTATAATTGGGATAACTTAGACTCTTATTGGCAAAAACGCCTAACTCCAGCATTCCCTCCCCATCAAACACCTAGCTACATACTATATCCCCAAAGCGAAAGTGAACTAGCACAAGCAATGGCTTACGCCTATCGTAACAACGAGCAAATTATTGTTTGTGGCACTGGCACAAAACTCGGTTGGGGGAAAAGTACAAAAACTCAGCTTGTCATTAGTACCTCACGCCTTAACCATTTAATTGAACACGCAGTTGGCGATTTAACCGTTACTGTAGAAGCTGGGATGAAATTCGCTGAAGTGCAAAATATCTTAGCTGCTGCTAATCAATTTATTGCACTCGACCCAGCTTATCCTGAAGATGCAACTATTGGTGGCATCATTGCCACTGCTGATGCTGGTTCCTGGCGACAACGTTATGGCGGTGTCAGGGATATGATATTAGGGCTTACCTTTATACGCGCAGATGGTGAAATTGCTAAAGCTGGTGGGCGAGTCGTTAAAAATGTTGCTGGTTACGACTTAATGAAGTTGTTCACAGGTTCTTATGGAACACTAGGAATTATTTCTCAAGTTACCCTGCGAGTTTATCCTTTACCCAAAGCTTCTGCAACAGTGGTATTAACTGGGGATAAGGAAGCAATTGCAACTGCTAGTAAAACTTTGTTAGCTTCCGCACTTACCCCCACAGCTATAGATTTAATTTCCCGTCAGCTAGTAAGTCAATTGAGTATCGGCAAAGGGATGGGTTTAATAGTTCGCTTCCAAAGCGTAGCAGAGAGTATTCAACAACAATCAGCTAGGCTTATAGAAGTTGGAGAACATCTGGGTTTACATTACCTCACTTATTCAGATGATGAGGAAGCTAATTTATGGAAAAAATTACAGGAAAACCTGTGGTTACCCACACAATCATCGGACATAATCTGCAAAATAGGAGTAAAGCCCTCTGAAGCAGTAGCACTTCTCGGCGATGAGATTGCATCCTCTTCAGCAATGGGCGTAATTCACGCCACTAGCGGTTTAGGGATATTGCGGTTGGAAAAACCAGAAATGATTCCCCAAATCCGTAGTTTTTGCGAAAGTAAAGCTGGCTTTTTGAGTATCTTGGAAGCACCAGCGACAGTTAAAGAAAAACTAGATGTTTGGGGTTATAAAGGCAACGCGCTAGATTTAATGGTTAAAATTAAACAACAATTTGATCCCAAAAATCTGCTTAATCCTGGTCGTTTTGTTGGTGAAAAATAA
- a CDS encoding diguanylate cyclase domain-containing protein: MVTTSAFPLDRAIDRHPLTVTRETPALHVVMLMSQGRASCVLVVEQQQLIGIFTERDVVRVTAAGIALEEVAIASVMTTNIITLPESQAQDILAVISLLRQYHIRHIPLVDEKQCLVGILSHESMREVLQPADLLKLRTVSEVMSKQVIQASLTTSVIHLTQLMSSNHVSCVVIVTQDTDNSRPVGIVTERDIVQLRALGVDLMQTLAEIVMSSPLVPIHPQNSLWAAHEKMRQYRIRRLVVVDDIGKLLGIVTQTSMVQILDPMETYAALEALQKVVEVRTTDLQKANEQLHYEIIERQQIETALRVSQARLAGILDSADEAIICVDERGLIQIFNQGAEQIFGYTSGEILNNTLDLLLSETLIGASCQYNQPNPSLQSARKIGGYREIFGRRRDGTEFPAEASISESLAGDELIFTVILRDITERKIAEQALKNQIAKERLMGTIAQRIRQSLNLKLILNTTVAEVRQFLQADRVIIYSFEGECDGVVVVESIADDCISLLGNYTLDFFCVGSHFPLYKQGQFKIINDVNNSELKESEVKIFNSLKIKSDLIVPILRGEDLWGLLAVHQCSNYRQWQQLEIDLIQQLATQVGIAIQQAQLYEELQIANQELQGLANTDGLTRVANRRCFDETLQLEWRRLAREQLPLSLIICDVDFFKIYNDTYGHQAGDECLQRVAGAIRLTVKRPADLVARYGGEEFVIVLPNTDSVGAKHLADEIHFRVKLLQIPHEKSPMGNLVTLSLGVSTIIPDFSYSPEMLLAAADKALYQAKSEGRDRIIFKLVS; the protein is encoded by the coding sequence ATGGTTACAACCTCGGCTTTTCCTCTCGACAGAGCTATTGATCGCCACCCGCTAACAGTTACCCGTGAAACGCCAGCACTTCATGTAGTAATGCTGATGAGCCAAGGACGCGCTAGCTGCGTTTTAGTTGTTGAACAGCAGCAGTTAATCGGCATTTTTACAGAAAGGGATGTAGTGAGAGTAACGGCAGCAGGAATAGCTTTAGAAGAAGTTGCGATCGCATCTGTAATGACAACTAACATTATTACTCTGCCAGAATCTCAGGCGCAAGATATCCTGGCTGTAATTTCTTTGCTACGTCAATACCACATTCGTCATATACCTCTTGTAGATGAAAAGCAGTGCTTAGTTGGAATACTTTCTCACGAAAGTATGCGTGAAGTTCTACAACCCGCAGACTTACTGAAGTTGAGAACTGTCTCGGAGGTAATGTCTAAACAAGTTATTCAAGCTTCCTTAACAACATCAGTTATACATCTAACGCAACTTATGTCTAGTAATCATGTAAGTTGCGTTGTAATTGTTACCCAAGATACAGATAATTCCCGTCCTGTTGGCATTGTTACAGAACGTGATATTGTCCAACTTCGGGCATTAGGAGTTGATTTAATGCAAACTCTAGCAGAAATTGTGATGAGTTCCCCATTAGTACCAATTCATCCCCAAAACTCTCTCTGGGCAGCCCATGAAAAAATGCGGCAATATCGTATTCGACGCTTAGTTGTTGTTGACGATATAGGAAAATTGCTCGGAATTGTTACGCAGACAAGTATGGTACAAATTCTTGATCCGATGGAAACTTATGCAGCACTAGAAGCATTGCAAAAAGTTGTAGAAGTACGTACAACTGACCTCCAAAAAGCTAACGAACAATTACATTATGAAATTATTGAACGTCAACAAATAGAAACTGCATTGCGGGTATCTCAAGCACGTTTAGCTGGAATTTTAGATAGTGCAGACGAAGCAATTATCTGTGTGGATGAAAGAGGATTGATTCAGATTTTTAACCAAGGTGCAGAGCAAATTTTTGGATATACTTCTGGAGAAATTTTAAATAATACTTTGGATTTATTACTATCGGAAACTTTAATAGGAGCATCTTGTCAGTATAATCAACCAAATCCTAGTTTACAATCTGCTAGAAAAATAGGCGGATACCGCGAAATTTTTGGTCGGCGGCGAGATGGTACTGAGTTTCCGGCTGAAGCATCTATTTCTGAATCATTAGCAGGCGATGAACTAATCTTTACAGTTATTCTGCGCGATATTACTGAAAGAAAAATTGCCGAACAAGCCTTAAAAAATCAAATAGCTAAAGAAAGACTGATGGGGACAATTGCTCAACGTATCCGCCAGTCATTAAATTTAAAATTAATTCTTAATACTACTGTAGCAGAAGTGCGGCAATTTCTTCAAGCTGATCGAGTAATTATTTATAGTTTTGAAGGAGAATGTGACGGCGTTGTAGTTGTAGAATCTATAGCTGATGACTGTATTTCTTTGTTAGGAAATTATACCCTAGATTTTTTTTGTGTAGGAAGCCATTTCCCTTTATATAAACAAGGTCAATTTAAAATAATAAATGATGTGAATAATTCTGAATTAAAGGAAAGTGAAGTAAAAATATTTAATAGTCTTAAGATTAAATCTGACTTAATTGTACCGATTTTGCGAGGGGAAGATTTATGGGGTTTACTGGCAGTACATCAATGTTCTAACTATCGTCAGTGGCAACAGTTAGAGATAGATTTAATCCAACAATTAGCTACCCAAGTTGGAATCGCAATTCAACAAGCACAACTTTATGAAGAATTACAGATAGCTAATCAAGAATTGCAAGGTTTAGCTAATACAGACGGTTTAACAAGAGTAGCTAATCGTCGTTGTTTTGACGAAACTCTGCAATTAGAATGGAGACGTTTGGCACGGGAACAATTACCCTTGTCTTTAATTATTTGCGATGTAGATTTTTTTAAGATTTACAATGATACTTATGGGCATCAAGCAGGTGATGAATGCTTGCAACGGGTAGCTGGGGCTATTCGTCTTACCGTTAAACGTCCAGCAGATTTAGTAGCGCGTTATGGAGGAGAAGAATTTGTGATTGTTCTGCCCAATACAGATTCGGTAGGTGCTAAACACTTAGCAGATGAAATTCATTTTAGAGTAAAATTATTGCAAATTCCCCATGAAAAATCCCCGATGGGTAATTTAGTTACCCTCAGTTTAGGGGTATCGACTATAATTCCAGACTTTAGTTATTCCCCGGAAATGTTGCTGGCTGCTGCTGATAAAGCATTATATCAGGCAAAATCAGAAGGGCGCGATCGCATTATTTTTAAATTAGTTTCGTAA
- a CDS encoding Uma2 family endonuclease gives MNLQTMAASPPPLSQVTPNSTFVLQKVSWSTFKALITDVGDNRAWRFVYDKGVLELRMPLTEHEEPKGLIESFIEAIADELEIEVRKLGALTLEREDLSRAIEPDSCFYIQNEALVRGKSISLPEDPPLDLAIESDYTNSSVKKFDIYAALGVPELWRYSQQTLQVYQLMEGKYQECDRSLAFPILPLAEIPGLIEQSNTVGQRTAVRLFRQRIREILSSSATG, from the coding sequence ATGAATTTGCAAACAATGGCAGCATCTCCTCCCCCCTTATCACAAGTTACACCAAACAGTACATTTGTTTTACAAAAGGTTAGTTGGTCAACTTTTAAGGCTTTGATAACAGATGTGGGAGATAACCGTGCTTGGAGATTTGTTTATGACAAAGGAGTGTTAGAACTTAGAATGCCACTTACAGAACATGAAGAACCTAAAGGACTCATAGAGAGTTTTATTGAAGCTATAGCCGATGAGTTAGAAATTGAAGTCCGCAAACTTGGTGCTTTAACTCTGGAAAGAGAAGACTTGAGCCGTGCTATTGAGCCAGATAGTTGCTTTTATATTCAAAATGAAGCTTTAGTTAGAGGAAAAAGTATTTCCTTACCGGAAGACCCACCGCTTGATTTAGCTATTGAATCGGATTATACCAATTCTTCGGTCAAGAAGTTTGATATTTATGCTGCGTTGGGAGTTCCTGAACTGTGGCGATATAGTCAGCAGACTTTGCAAGTATATCAACTGATGGAGGGGAAGTATCAGGAGTGCGATCGCTCTCTAGCTTTTCCTATTTTACCACTAGCAGAGATTCCAGGTTTGATTGAACAAAGCAATACAGTAGGACAAAGAACGGCTGTGCGCTTATTTAGACAACGTATTAGAGAAATATTATCCAGTTCTGCTACAGGTTGA
- the metH gene encoding methionine synthase — translation MNSLFLQRLHSPEHPVIVFDGAMGTNLQTQNLTAADFGGAEYEGCNEYLIHTNPEAVAKVHRDFLAVGADVIETDTFGATSIVLAEYNLQDQTYYLNKAAAELAKRVAAEFSTPEKPRFVAGSIGPTTKLPTLGHIDFDTMAANVAEQADALYDGGVDLFLVETCQDVLQIKAALNGLEEVFAKKGERIPIMVSVTMEATGTMLVGSDISAVVSILEPYQIDILGLNCATGPDRMAEHIKYLSANSPFVVSCIPNAGLPENVGGQAHYRLTPMELRMALMHFVEDLGVQIIGGCCGTRPGHIEQLAEISKSLKPKERPVRGAGEPHPQPLPVDGEGGKRNGGAGEARPALQYTPAAASIYSAQPYEQDNSFLIVGERLNASGSKKCRDLLNAEDWDGLVSLAREQVREGAHILDVNVDYVGRDGVRDMRELVSRLVTNVTLPLMLDSTEWEKMEAGLKVAGGKCLLNSTNYEDGEPRFYKVLEIAKKYGAGIVVGTIDEDGMARTADRKFAIAQRAYRAAVEYGIPAHEIFFDPLALPISTGIEEDRANGKATIDAIRRIRQELPKCHVILGVSNVSFGLNPAARQVLNSMFLNLAMEAGMDAAIVSPNKILPLAKIEPEHQEVCRKLIFDEREFDGDICVYDPLGQLTDLFQGKTTKRDRTGDVNLPVEERLTRHIIDGERIGLEEQLAKALEKYPPLEIINTFLLNGMKVVGELFGSGQMQLPFVLQSAETMKSAVAYLEPFMEKKDAGNNAKGTVIIATVKGDVHDIGKNLVDIILSNNGYRVINLGIKQPVDNILDAYEQHKADCIAMSGLLVKSTAFMKDNLEVFNERGITVPVILGGAALTPKFVNEDCQKTYKGKVVYGKDAFSDLHFMDKLMPAKAAEKWDDLKGFLDEVDETSQASTNGHKQEAVEKAESKPAEPAIIDTRRSEAVDVDIERPTPPFWGTKIFTPEDISLEEIFTYLDLQALIAGQWQFRKPKEQSREEYDQFLAEKVYPILEQWKQRIIAENLLHPQVVYGYFPCNAEGNSLHVYNPENINGKDANNLEKLAQFDFPRQKSLRRLCIADFFAPVESGKVDVFPMQAVTVGDIATEFGQKLFANNQYTDYLYFHGLAVQTAEALAEWTHARIRQELGFGSEEPDNIRDMLAQRYRGSRYSFGYPACPNMQDQYKQLDLLGANRINLHMDESEQLYPEQSTTAIITYHPVAKYFSA, via the coding sequence ATGAATAGCCTCTTCCTGCAACGCCTCCACAGTCCAGAACACCCTGTTATCGTCTTTGATGGCGCAATGGGGACTAACTTACAAACCCAAAACCTTACGGCTGCTGACTTTGGCGGGGCAGAATATGAGGGATGTAATGAATATCTAATACACACCAACCCAGAAGCTGTAGCTAAAGTACATCGCGACTTCTTGGCGGTTGGTGCAGATGTGATTGAAACTGATACGTTTGGCGCTACTTCGATAGTACTAGCTGAATATAATCTCCAAGACCAAACTTATTACTTAAATAAAGCAGCCGCAGAATTAGCAAAACGGGTAGCGGCTGAGTTTTCCACCCCAGAAAAACCCCGATTTGTTGCAGGTTCCATAGGTCCAACTACCAAGTTACCAACATTGGGGCATATTGATTTTGACACGATGGCAGCTAATGTTGCTGAACAAGCAGATGCGCTGTATGACGGCGGGGTGGATTTATTTCTTGTGGAAACTTGTCAGGATGTGCTGCAAATTAAAGCAGCATTAAACGGTTTAGAGGAAGTCTTTGCGAAAAAGGGTGAGCGCATCCCCATCATGGTATCGGTAACGATGGAAGCTACTGGCACAATGCTAGTCGGTTCTGATATTAGTGCGGTTGTATCAATTTTAGAGCCTTATCAAATTGATATTTTAGGTTTAAATTGTGCCACTGGTCCCGACCGGATGGCTGAACACATAAAATATCTAAGTGCAAATTCACCTTTTGTCGTTTCCTGTATTCCTAATGCTGGTTTACCAGAAAACGTAGGCGGACAAGCGCATTATCGGTTAACGCCGATGGAATTACGCATGGCGCTAATGCACTTTGTGGAAGATTTAGGTGTACAGATAATTGGCGGTTGTTGCGGTACTCGCCCTGGACATATTGAACAATTAGCAGAAATTTCTAAGAGTTTGAAGCCGAAAGAACGTCCCGTTAGAGGTGCAGGGGAACCCCACCCCCAACCCCTCCCCGTTGACGGGGAGGGGGGTAAGAGGAATGGGGGAGCAGGGGAAGCTCGTCCAGCATTACAATATACTCCAGCAGCAGCTTCTATTTATAGCGCCCAACCCTATGAGCAAGATAATTCTTTCTTAATTGTTGGTGAAAGATTAAATGCTAGTGGTTCTAAAAAGTGCCGCGACTTACTAAATGCTGAAGATTGGGATGGGTTAGTATCTTTAGCGCGGGAACAAGTACGGGAAGGGGCGCACATCCTCGACGTTAACGTTGATTATGTGGGGCGCGATGGTGTGCGAGATATGCGCGAATTAGTCTCGCGCTTGGTGACAAATGTTACTTTACCTTTAATGCTTGACTCCACAGAATGGGAAAAGATGGAGGCGGGGTTAAAGGTTGCTGGTGGTAAGTGTTTACTAAACTCCACTAACTATGAAGATGGGGAACCGCGTTTTTATAAGGTTTTGGAAATAGCCAAGAAATATGGCGCGGGTATTGTTGTTGGTACGATTGATGAAGATGGGATGGCGCGGACGGCGGATAGGAAATTTGCGATCGCACAACGCGCCTATCGTGCTGCTGTAGAATATGGTATCCCCGCCCACGAAATCTTTTTTGACCCCTTAGCCTTACCGATTTCTACTGGTATTGAAGAAGACAGGGCAAATGGTAAAGCAACAATTGATGCTATCCGTAGAATACGTCAAGAATTACCTAAATGTCATGTTATTTTAGGCGTTTCTAACGTTTCTTTTGGTTTAAATCCGGCTGCGCGTCAAGTGCTAAATTCTATGTTCTTGAATTTAGCAATGGAAGCAGGAATGGATGCCGCTATTGTTAGCCCCAATAAGATTTTACCTTTAGCTAAGATTGAGCCAGAGCATCAGGAAGTTTGCCGTAAGTTAATTTTTGATGAGCGTGAGTTTGATGGTGACATTTGCGTTTATGATCCGCTAGGGCAACTAACTGATTTATTTCAAGGAAAAACAACAAAACGCGATCGCACTGGTGATGTAAACTTACCAGTAGAAGAACGTCTCACCCGTCATATTATCGACGGCGAACGCATTGGTTTAGAGGAACAACTGGCAAAAGCTTTAGAAAAATATCCACCTCTAGAAATTATCAACACTTTCTTGCTTAATGGCATGAAAGTTGTCGGTGAGTTGTTTGGTTCAGGACAAATGCAACTGCCATTTGTATTGCAATCAGCCGAAACCATGAAATCCGCAGTGGCTTATCTAGAGCCATTCATGGAAAAGAAAGATGCTGGTAATAATGCTAAAGGTACTGTAATCATTGCAACAGTAAAAGGTGATGTTCACGACATTGGTAAAAACCTTGTAGATATCATTCTTTCTAATAATGGATATCGGGTAATTAACCTTGGTATTAAACAGCCAGTTGATAATATTCTAGATGCCTACGAACAGCATAAAGCTGATTGTATTGCTATGAGTGGATTACTGGTAAAATCCACCGCCTTTATGAAGGATAACTTAGAAGTATTCAACGAGCGAGGGATTACAGTACCAGTAATTTTAGGTGGTGCTGCACTTACTCCCAAATTTGTCAATGAAGATTGCCAGAAAACTTATAAAGGTAAGGTAGTCTACGGGAAAGATGCTTTTTCTGACTTGCATTTCATGGATAAATTAATGCCAGCGAAAGCAGCAGAAAAATGGGATGATCTTAAAGGATTCCTAGATGAAGTAGACGAAACTTCTCAGGCATCAACTAATGGTCATAAACAAGAAGCAGTTGAAAAAGCAGAAAGTAAACCAGCAGAACCAGCCATAATTGATACGCGACGTTCTGAAGCTGTGGATGTTGATATTGAACGCCCAACACCGCCTTTCTGGGGTACTAAAATATTCACGCCAGAAGATATTTCATTAGAGGAAATTTTTACTTATTTAGATTTGCAAGCTTTAATTGCTGGACAGTGGCAATTCCGCAAACCTAAAGAACAATCACGGGAAGAATACGATCAATTCTTAGCAGAGAAAGTTTATCCAATTTTAGAACAGTGGAAGCAGCGAATTATTGCAGAAAACTTGTTGCATCCGCAGGTTGTTTATGGATATTTTCCATGTAATGCTGAAGGTAACTCTCTGCACGTTTATAACCCAGAAAACATCAACGGAAAAGATGCGAACAACTTAGAAAAGTTAGCTCAATTTGATTTTCCACGCCAAAAATCCTTACGACGTTTGTGCATTGCAGATTTCTTTGCACCAGTGGAATCAGGAAAAGTTGATGTGTTCCCGATGCAAGCTGTAACTGTTGGGGATATTGCTACGGAGTTTGGTCAAAAGTTGTTTGCAAACAACCAATATACAGATTATCTCTACTTTCATGGGTTAGCAGTACAAACGGCGGAAGCTTTGGCTGAGTGGACTCATGCACGTATTCGCCAAGAGTTAGGATTTGGTAGTGAGGAACCAGATAATATTCGGGATATGTTAGCGCAACGTTATCGCGGTTCTCGTTATAGTTTTGGTTATCCTGCTTGTCCGAATATGCAAGATCAGTATAAGCAGTTAGATTTGTTGGGGGCAAACCGCATTAATCTGCACATGGATGAAAGCGAACAATTGTATCCCGAACAATCGACAACTGCGATTATTACTTATCACCCAGTTGCAAAATACTTTAGTGCTTAA
- a CDS encoding toxin-antitoxin system TumE family protein, whose amino-acid sequence MLIEEYFQQLLDIIHYCPIKSSYDWEAQKRGEYEGFIRAAVRFTDNSVLYLREFVDVENTIERETYSYQYMDDANNIIFRYDNAEHHKKLNLPNYPHHKHEGREDNILFSNAPMLADVLKEIERLLG is encoded by the coding sequence TTGTTAATTGAAGAGTATTTTCAGCAACTACTTGACATAATTCATTATTGCCCAATCAAAAGCTCGTATGACTGGGAAGCTCAAAAAAGAGGGGAATACGAAGGTTTTATTCGTGCAGCAGTAAGGTTTACAGATAATTCTGTTCTTTACTTGCGTGAGTTTGTAGATGTTGAAAATACTATAGAACGGGAAACTTACTCATATCAATATATGGATGATGCTAATAATATCATTTTCCGCTATGACAACGCAGAGCATCACAAAAAGCTAAATTTACCTAATTACCCCCATCATAAACATGAAGGCAGAGAAGATAATATTTTATTTTCAAATGCACCGATGTTAGCTGATGTACTAAAGGAGATTGAGAGATTATTAGGTTAG
- a CDS encoding orange carotenoid protein N-terminal domain-containing protein encodes MTFTIDSARSIFPNTQVADAIPATVEAFNQLSAEDQLALLWFAYTEMGTTITPAAMSAANMIFAENTLNEIKQMPALDQSQVMCDLVNQADSPLCRTYSSFGMNVKLGFWYQLSEWMKEGIVAPIPEGYKLSEDGSDVLEAIRQLEGGQQLSVLRDIVVNMGYVPTGGTKKVKEPVVPPKDLASRSKSSIEGIDNPTVLSYMDNMNAFDFQAAVALFAEDGALKPPFEEPIVGKENILAYMNEQCYGLKLTPQQGVSESAAGEFTQVKVTGRVQSPWFGDNVGLNLAWRFLLNPQGEIFLVAIDVLASPKELMNLGLVR; translated from the coding sequence ATGACATTTACCATAGATTCCGCTCGTTCGATTTTTCCTAACACTCAAGTTGCTGATGCGATTCCAGCTACAGTCGAAGCATTCAATCAACTTAGTGCTGAGGATCAGTTAGCTTTACTTTGGTTTGCCTATACAGAAATGGGAACTACAATCACTCCCGCAGCTATGTCGGCAGCTAACATGATTTTCGCAGAAAACACCCTGAATGAAATCAAGCAGATGCCTGCTTTAGATCAATCACAGGTGATGTGCGATTTGGTTAACCAAGCTGACAGTCCCCTTTGCCGTACCTATTCGTCTTTCGGCATGAATGTCAAGTTAGGTTTCTGGTATCAGTTAAGCGAGTGGATGAAAGAGGGAATTGTTGCTCCCATTCCAGAAGGCTATAAACTGTCAGAAGACGGATCAGATGTTCTTGAAGCTATTCGTCAGCTTGAAGGAGGACAGCAACTCAGCGTATTACGGGATATTGTCGTCAACATGGGATATGTCCCAACAGGCGGTACTAAAAAAGTTAAAGAACCTGTTGTTCCACCTAAAGATCTCGCATCCAGAAGTAAGAGCAGTATTGAAGGCATCGACAACCCGACAGTCTTAAGCTACATGGATAATATGAACGCTTTTGATTTCCAGGCGGCTGTGGCTTTATTTGCCGAAGATGGTGCTTTGAAACCTCCTTTTGAGGAACCGATTGTGGGTAAGGAGAACATCCTCGCGTATATGAACGAACAATGCTATGGACTTAAACTTACGCCACAGCAGGGAGTTTCTGAGTCAGCAGCAGGAGAGTTTACCCAGGTTAAAGTGACGGGTAGAGTGCAAAGTCCCTGGTTTGGCGACAATGTTGGCTTAAACCTAGCATGGCGGTTCTTGCTCAATCCTCAAGGCGAGATTTTCTTGGTAGCAATTGATGTGTTGGCATCTCCCAAGGAACTGATGAATTTGGGTTTGGTTCGATAG